The following proteins are co-located in the Mesorhizobium australicum WSM2073 genome:
- a CDS encoding TetR/AcrR family transcriptional regulator: MRPGVSPDTFPPRGHEAKRLSIVDAAAGVFCREGFAGANIDLIAVEAGVSRQTVYNHHGDKEKLFIAVVRDLTERCNAGIFATIATFPDQPGDLEADLIGFAVRLNQNCICNRDGKFLRKLIQTEGERYPELFAEWREQGPGRTWPAIAARFARLAYGGYLAIDDPDVAARQFLGLVNAELQTTFMLGGTPGEDEVVQSATSGVRTFLRAFGKRPSPTSLKRHAALANA, translated from the coding sequence ATGAGACCGGGCGTTTCTCCTGACACTTTCCCGCCACGCGGCCACGAGGCCAAGCGCCTGTCGATCGTCGACGCCGCTGCCGGCGTGTTCTGCCGCGAAGGTTTCGCCGGCGCCAATATAGACTTGATCGCGGTTGAGGCCGGCGTGTCGCGCCAGACGGTCTACAACCACCATGGCGACAAGGAAAAACTGTTCATCGCGGTCGTGCGCGACCTGACCGAGCGCTGCAACGCCGGCATTTTCGCCACCATCGCCACCTTTCCCGATCAGCCTGGGGATCTCGAGGCCGACCTGATCGGTTTTGCCGTGCGCCTGAATCAGAACTGCATCTGCAACCGCGACGGAAAATTCCTGCGCAAGCTGATCCAGACCGAGGGCGAGCGCTATCCCGAGCTCTTTGCCGAATGGCGCGAACAGGGACCCGGCAGGACATGGCCGGCGATCGCCGCCCGCTTCGCCCGCCTCGCCTATGGCGGCTATCTCGCGATCGACGATCCCGACGTCGCGGCTCGCCAGTTCCTCGGCCTCGTCAATGCCGAATTGCAGACCACCTTCATGCTTGGCGGCACGCCAGGCGAGGACGAGGTGGTGCAATCGGCGACATCAGGCGTGCGCACCTTCCTGCGCGCTTTCGGCAAGCGCCCTTCCCCGACCAGCCTCAAAAGACACGCTGCGCTGGCTAACGCATAA
- a CDS encoding ribbon-helix-helix domain-containing protein, whose translation MSAVEKRSVTIRGHRTSYSLEKPFYDDLVAIAATRKLTLAALVAEIDETRPRDTNLSSALRLHVLEWAKRATSA comes from the coding sequence ATGAGCGCCGTCGAAAAACGCTCGGTGACCATTCGCGGCCATCGCACCAGCTATTCCCTCGAAAAGCCCTTCTATGACGATCTCGTCGCCATCGCGGCGACCAGGAAGCTGACGCTCGCCGCCCTTGTCGCCGAAATCGACGAGACCCGGCCCCGTGACACCAACCTGTCCTCGGCGCTCAGGCTGCATGTCCTGGAGTGGGCGAAGCGCGCGACGAGCGCCTGA
- a CDS encoding sigma-70 family RNA polymerase sigma factor, with translation MNSPGEIPEPFDRLFGELRPKLHRYCARMTGSVVDGEDVVQEALAKAFEALAGTAPIANPEGWLFRIAHNAALDFLRRRAREKTFSEEEPDMIADPANSIADRQAAAAGLHSFMRLPVAQRSSVIMMDVLGYSLREISTMLDTSIPAIKAALHRGRGRLRELADEQDDRPVPRLSASERLLLDAYVDRFNARDFDAVRDMLADEVRLELVARARLNGRKEVATYFGNYSRVRDWHFQSGFVEDRPAILVRDPNDPTAAPAYFILLGWQGGKLAAIRDFRHARYVADGAETFVLETIARRVTNRKA, from the coding sequence ATGAACAGTCCAGGCGAGATCCCAGAGCCTTTCGACCGCTTGTTCGGCGAATTGCGCCCCAAACTGCATCGCTACTGCGCCCGGATGACAGGCTCGGTCGTCGATGGCGAGGACGTCGTGCAGGAGGCGCTGGCCAAGGCATTCGAGGCCTTGGCCGGCACCGCGCCGATCGCGAATCCCGAAGGCTGGCTGTTTCGCATCGCCCACAATGCGGCGCTCGACTTTTTGCGCCGCCGCGCCCGTGAGAAGACTTTCTCCGAGGAGGAGCCGGACATGATCGCCGACCCAGCAAATTCCATCGCCGACCGGCAGGCCGCGGCAGCCGGATTGCACAGTTTCATGCGCCTTCCCGTCGCGCAGCGAAGCAGCGTCATCATGATGGATGTGCTGGGCTATTCGCTGCGGGAAATCAGCACCATGCTCGACACCAGCATCCCCGCGATCAAGGCAGCGCTGCATCGTGGCCGTGGCCGGCTGCGTGAGCTCGCCGACGAACAGGACGATCGTCCTGTTCCCAGGCTGAGTGCGTCGGAGCGCCTGTTGCTCGACGCCTATGTCGATCGCTTCAACGCCCGCGACTTCGACGCCGTGCGAGACATGCTGGCCGACGAAGTGCGGCTGGAACTGGTGGCCAGGGCAAGGCTCAACGGCCGCAAGGAGGTGGCCACCTATTTCGGCAATTATTCCCGGGTGCGGGACTGGCATTTCCAGTCCGGTTTCGTCGAGGACCGTCCGGCAATCCTCGTGCGCGATCCCAACGACCCGACGGCAGCGCCGGCATACTTCATCCTGCTGGGTTGGCAGGGCGGCAAGCTTGCCGCCATCCGCGATTTCCGCCACGCCAGATACGTCGCCGACGGCGCCGAAACGTTCGTTCTTGAGACGATTGCCCGGCGGGTGACCAACCGGAAAGCCTAG
- a CDS encoding Dyp-type peroxidase produces MSGKNWDRVPIDAQSVDAPLSQSAIFLVGTVAGDQPALARVCSVLGELDDLVKTVGFRDLGGRLSCIAGIGRDLWDRLSPGRRPLELKPFAPIKGAVHSAPTTPGDLLFHIRAERPDMCFEFGRILLDRLGPGVSVVDEVIGFRYFDARDLLGFVDGTANPAGLDLPASALVGDEDADFAGGSYVVVQKYLHDMQAWARIPTPEQEAIIGRTKIDNIEIDDDDAPRKSHKSLATVVDADGNEHDILRDNMPFGRPGQNEFGTYFIGYSRYLWVTEKMLQRMYVGDPPGAYDRLLDVSTPHTGTTFFAPTRPMLQTLAQDAREQLPTVG; encoded by the coding sequence ATGTCGGGCAAGAACTGGGATCGCGTGCCGATCGATGCGCAGAGTGTCGATGCCCCGCTATCGCAGTCGGCGATTTTCCTTGTCGGCACCGTCGCCGGCGATCAGCCGGCTCTGGCCAGGGTTTGTTCCGTGCTCGGCGAACTCGACGATCTGGTCAAGACTGTCGGATTCCGCGATCTCGGCGGGCGCCTGTCCTGCATCGCCGGCATCGGCCGCGATCTCTGGGACCGGCTCAGCCCCGGCCGGCGGCCGCTGGAACTGAAGCCGTTCGCGCCGATCAAGGGCGCGGTCCATTCGGCGCCAACGACACCGGGCGACCTGCTCTTTCACATCCGCGCCGAGCGGCCCGACATGTGCTTCGAATTCGGGCGTATCCTGCTCGACAGGCTTGGTCCCGGCGTCAGCGTCGTCGACGAAGTGATCGGCTTTCGCTATTTCGACGCCCGCGACCTGCTCGGCTTCGTCGACGGCACCGCCAACCCGGCCGGCCTCGATTTGCCCGCCTCGGCGCTGGTCGGTGACGAGGATGCCGATTTCGCCGGCGGCAGCTATGTCGTGGTCCAGAAATATCTGCACGACATGCAGGCCTGGGCGCGCATTCCCACGCCCGAGCAGGAGGCGATCATCGGCCGCACCAAGATCGACAACATCGAAATCGATGATGACGACGCGCCGCGCAAATCGCACAAGTCGCTGGCCACCGTGGTCGATGCCGACGGCAACGAACACGACATATTGCGCGACAACATGCCGTTCGGCAGGCCCGGGCAGAACGAATTCGGCACCTACTTCATCGGCTACAGCAGATATCTCTGGGTCACCGAGAAAATGCTGCAGCGCATGTATGTCGGCGACCCGCCGGGTGCATACGACCGGCTGCTCGATGTCTCCACGCCGCACACCGGCACGACCTTCTTCGCCCCGACCCGCCCCATGCTGCAGACGCTTGCGCAGGACGCCCGGGAGCAGCTTCCCACTGTAGGATAG
- a CDS encoding AsmA family protein, with translation MLARLFVIFGGLFVLVLLAALVVPHFIDWTGYRAEFEREASAILGRKVTVQGDATARLLPFPSVTFSKVAVAGGPDGQPAMTVETFSMDAELAPFLRGEVLIFDMRLVRPKATIDIAADGTVDWAMRPSSPFDPGQVSIEKLTVTEGQIELRHAAGGRSHIFSEINSTISAKSLAGPWRMDGTLRLDGLRTTVAASTGKAEPSGQMRLRVKADPDAYPLVIETDGNAGIVNGAAVYSGQFKISGADKDSAGKNSAELRGTDGETVKVSTGKSDPGFRLNGKFSLDHQKLGVDEFRFETGPLDNPYTADGKASVDLGQKPSFAIEANGAQVQFDEAVGAQAGTGLTLDQRIAGLEQALLDLPKPTIPGTVEVKLPAVVAGDTTVRDVHLSAEPVGDGWSVKSLAATLPGRTKLEADGKVMLNVQGHFGFTGSLLLAVAQPSGFAAWLSKDVDEAIRRLPAAGFKAKVDLSQNHQSFSDLELILGKAKFSGRIDSSQPEDAKPSVLMRLEGGDLDVDGLAAFASIFVSDKGANRFADSDLDFQIKAGPVSAGGLTADTVDTALRLRDGLLEIDRLSVGGLAGSSISATGRIKDFPASPTGKLDASVVAVDLKPLIDVAARHYPDNAVLKELADRAAAYPDLFQDARVDLVASAADNGDGTTGLAVSGQGKAGGSSFSASLSGKGAVDRLADAPVTLTFNARNPDATALLALYGLPALPLGMLGEASTDIQAKGTLSGGLATSFSLAGNDFKAGFEGVVADTPQGPTAKGKINLDASDIEPWLMTTGIGLPGMGAGMSTSLAAQADYGNGLLVLSGLSGAINEAAVSGDINLDVKQGVDGKDGVPHLAGALALDELDLDPMAVALFGDSAFLVDKNGSGKSDNADKNNRADKNDRADKNDKSGAWPSAPFSQKSSLPFTADLDLTTASLTVGPLATAYDAALSLKLDPEGIRVTDLKAKFLGGALSGLFELKNNDGTGLFTGQMKLAGADLADVLPDAGIGGSGDFSTTLSTSGKSVDAMIAALSGSGTATLKGLRIAGVNPDAFGAFLAKADAIGRDIDAAKTAGFAPDIAADGSFAAGNAEVAFTIAGGTLRAPPISLENPAATLSADITADLNASTVSTKGAITYRPGDEALVGSEPAVNFTAEGRFGAVKRQFDSEPLAQFLTQRALEKEQQRVEAMQAALLEKQRLRREVRYYAALQDARDKAAEELRQQEEAARLKAEADAKAKAEADAQAKAEADAKAKADAEAKAKADAEAKAAAEQQAADEAAKAQAEQERQKAEEAMRIASQEKARLEAERKAAQQAPKAEQVPANDNPPPAKPKANPFTVDNLLKSLQ, from the coding sequence ATGCTCGCACGCCTGTTCGTGATCTTCGGTGGCCTGTTCGTGCTGGTGCTGCTTGCGGCGCTGGTGGTGCCGCATTTTATCGACTGGACCGGCTACCGCGCCGAGTTCGAGCGAGAGGCAAGCGCCATCCTCGGCCGCAAGGTGACCGTGCAGGGCGACGCCACGGCAAGGCTGCTGCCGTTTCCCTCGGTGACCTTTTCCAAAGTCGCCGTCGCCGGTGGCCCCGACGGTCAGCCGGCCATGACCGTCGAGACGTTTTCGATGGACGCGGAACTGGCACCCTTCCTGCGCGGCGAGGTGCTGATCTTCGACATGCGGCTGGTGCGGCCGAAGGCGACCATCGACATCGCCGCCGACGGAACCGTCGATTGGGCCATGCGCCCGTCCTCGCCCTTCGACCCCGGCCAGGTCTCGATCGAGAAACTGACTGTGACGGAAGGGCAGATTGAACTGCGCCACGCCGCCGGCGGCCGCAGCCACATCTTTTCGGAGATCAACTCGACCATTTCGGCCAAGTCGCTGGCCGGTCCGTGGCGCATGGATGGCACGTTGCGGCTGGACGGGTTGCGGACCACGGTCGCGGCGTCGACCGGCAAGGCCGAACCCTCCGGGCAGATGCGGTTACGGGTGAAGGCGGATCCCGACGCCTATCCGCTGGTCATCGAGACCGACGGCAATGCCGGCATCGTCAACGGTGCCGCCGTCTATTCCGGCCAGTTCAAGATTTCGGGCGCGGACAAGGATAGCGCGGGCAAGAATTCAGCCGAGTTGCGCGGCACGGACGGCGAGACGGTGAAAGTCAGCACCGGCAAGTCCGATCCGGGCTTCCGGCTTAACGGCAAGTTCTCGCTCGATCACCAGAAGCTTGGCGTCGACGAATTCCGTTTCGAGACCGGTCCGCTCGACAATCCCTACACCGCCGATGGCAAGGCCTCGGTCGATCTTGGCCAGAAACCGAGCTTCGCCATCGAGGCCAATGGCGCGCAGGTTCAGTTCGACGAGGCGGTGGGTGCCCAGGCGGGTACGGGCCTGACGCTGGATCAGCGCATCGCCGGGCTGGAGCAGGCGCTGCTCGATCTGCCGAAGCCGACCATTCCCGGCACGGTCGAGGTCAAGTTGCCGGCGGTGGTGGCCGGCGACACGACGGTGCGCGATGTTCATCTTTCGGCCGAGCCGGTCGGTGACGGGTGGTCGGTGAAATCGCTGGCCGCGACCTTGCCCGGCCGCACCAAGCTGGAAGCCGATGGCAAGGTCATGCTCAACGTGCAGGGCCATTTCGGCTTCACCGGCTCGTTGCTGCTGGCCGTGGCGCAACCCTCGGGTTTTGCCGCCTGGCTGTCGAAGGATGTCGACGAGGCGATCCGCCGTCTGCCTGCCGCCGGTTTCAAGGCCAAGGTCGATCTCTCGCAAAATCATCAATCCTTCAGTGATCTCGAACTGATCCTCGGCAAGGCGAAGTTTTCCGGCCGCATTGATTCCAGCCAGCCCGAAGACGCAAAGCCATCGGTGCTGATGCGGCTCGAGGGCGGCGATCTCGATGTCGATGGGCTGGCGGCCTTCGCCTCGATCTTCGTCAGCGACAAGGGAGCCAACCGTTTTGCCGACAGCGACCTCGATTTCCAGATCAAGGCCGGCCCTGTCAGCGCCGGCGGCTTGACCGCCGACACGGTCGATACCGCGCTCAGGCTGCGCGACGGGCTGCTCGAAATCGACCGGCTGTCTGTCGGTGGACTGGCCGGTTCCTCGATCAGCGCCACCGGCCGCATCAAGGATTTTCCTGCGAGCCCGACCGGCAAGCTCGACGCCTCGGTGGTGGCAGTCGACCTCAAACCGCTGATCGATGTCGCAGCACGGCACTATCCGGACAATGCCGTGCTGAAGGAGCTCGCAGACCGCGCCGCGGCCTATCCCGACTTGTTCCAGGACGCGCGCGTCGACCTCGTGGCCAGTGCCGCCGACAATGGCGACGGCACCACGGGCCTGGCGGTGAGCGGGCAAGGCAAGGCCGGCGGCTCGTCCTTTTCGGCGTCGCTGTCGGGAAAGGGCGCGGTGGACAGGCTTGCCGACGCGCCAGTGACACTGACTTTCAACGCCAGGAACCCGGACGCAACCGCCTTGCTCGCGCTCTACGGCCTGCCGGCGCTGCCGCTCGGCATGCTGGGTGAAGCAAGCACCGACATCCAGGCCAAGGGTACGCTTTCCGGCGGCCTGGCGACGAGCTTCAGCCTTGCCGGCAATGACTTCAAGGCCGGCTTCGAGGGGGTGGTCGCCGACACGCCGCAAGGCCCGACGGCCAAGGGCAAGATCAACCTCGACGCCTCCGACATCGAGCCGTGGCTGATGACGACGGGCATCGGCCTGCCCGGCATGGGCGCCGGCATGTCGACATCGCTGGCCGCGCAGGCCGATTACGGCAATGGCCTGCTGGTGCTCTCCGGGCTCAGCGGCGCCATCAACGAGGCGGCTGTGTCCGGCGACATCAACCTCGATGTCAAGCAGGGGGTCGACGGCAAGGACGGCGTGCCGCATCTGGCTGGGGCGCTGGCGCTCGACGAACTCGACCTCGATCCGATGGCGGTGGCGCTGTTTGGCGATTCCGCTTTTCTCGTGGACAAGAACGGGTCCGGCAAGAGCGACAATGCCGACAAGAATAACAGGGCCGACAAGAATGACAGGGCCGACAAGAATGACAAATCCGGCGCGTGGCCGTCGGCGCCGTTCAGCCAGAAGTCCAGCCTGCCATTCACGGCCGATCTCGACCTGACCACGGCTTCGCTGACCGTCGGCCCGCTCGCCACCGCCTATGACGCGGCCCTCTCGCTCAAGCTCGACCCGGAAGGCATTCGGGTCACCGATCTCAAGGCCAAATTCCTCGGCGGGGCGCTCTCCGGCCTGTTCGAGCTGAAGAACAATGACGGTACCGGGCTTTTCACCGGTCAGATGAAACTGGCGGGTGCCGATCTGGCTGATGTCTTGCCGGATGCGGGCATCGGCGGCAGCGGCGATTTCTCGACGACGCTGTCGACCAGCGGCAAATCCGTCGACGCGATGATTGCCGCTCTATCGGGATCCGGCACGGCGACGCTGAAGGGCTTGCGGATCGCCGGCGTCAATCCTGACGCGTTCGGCGCTTTCCTGGCCAAGGCGGATGCGATCGGACGCGATATCGACGCCGCCAAGACGGCTGGCTTCGCGCCTGACATCGCCGCCGACGGCAGCTTCGCCGCCGGGAATGCCGAGGTCGCCTTCACGATTGCCGGCGGCACGCTCAGGGCGCCGCCGATCAGTCTTGAAAACCCGGCGGCGACCTTGTCGGCCGACATCACGGCGGACCTCAACGCCAGCACGGTTTCCACCAAGGGCGCGATCACCTATCGGCCTGGCGACGAAGCGCTGGTCGGCTCCGAGCCGGCCGTGAATTTCACCGCCGAGGGGCGGTTCGGCGCCGTGAAACGGCAGTTCGACAGCGAGCCGCTGGCGCAATTCCTGACCCAGCGTGCGCTGGAAAAAGAACAGCAGCGCGTCGAGGCGATGCAGGCCGCGCTGCTGGAGAAACAGCGGCTGCGACGCGAAGTGCGCTATTACGCGGCCCTTCAGGATGCCCGCGACAAGGCCGCCGAGGAGCTGCGCCAACAAGAGGAAGCGGCGCGCCTGAAAGCCGAGGCCGACGCCAAGGCGAAAGCGGAGGCCGACGCTCAGGCCAAGGCCGAAGCGGATGCCAAGGCAAAGGCCGACGCGGAAGCAAAAGCCAAGGCGGATGCCGAGGCCAAGGCGGCGGCGGAACAGCAGGCAGCGGACGAGGCGGCCAAGGCGCAGGCCGAGCAGGAGCGCCAGAAGGCGGAGGAGGCGATGCGCATTGCCTCCCAGGAAAAAGCCAGGCTCGAAGCCGAGCGCAAGGCGGCGCAACAGGCACCCAAGGCCGAGCAGGTGCCCGCCAACGACAATCCGCCTCCAGCCAAGCCGAAAGCCAATCCATTCACGGTCGACAATCTGTTGAAGTCACTGCAGTAG
- a CDS encoding SspB family protein: MADDHIRYDILAQEALRGVMRKVLAEVARTGLPGNHHFFITFLTGAPGVRVSSRLRERYPEQMTIVIQFQYWDLKVTDTGFEVGLSFSDVPEKLEIPFSAVRGFYDPSVNFELEFDVKTDAQPDEEPAAPAPEPLTIVSEKKPKAEKKAAAEAEKKATAADAGAKGAEVVSLDAFRKK; this comes from the coding sequence ATGGCCGACGACCATATCCGCTACGACATTCTGGCCCAGGAGGCGTTGCGCGGCGTCATGCGCAAGGTACTGGCAGAGGTCGCGCGCACCGGCCTCCCCGGCAACCATCATTTCTTCATCACCTTCCTGACCGGCGCGCCGGGCGTGCGCGTCTCGTCGCGGCTGCGCGAGCGCTATCCCGAGCAGATGACCATCGTCATCCAGTTCCAGTATTGGGACCTGAAGGTGACCGACACCGGTTTCGAGGTCGGTCTCTCCTTCTCCGACGTGCCGGAAAAACTGGAAATCCCGTTCTCGGCCGTGCGCGGCTTCTACGACCCCTCCGTCAATTTCGAGCTCGAATTCGACGTCAAGACCGATGCGCAGCCCGACGAGGAACCGGCAGCACCGGCGCCTGAGCCGCTGACCATCGTCTCAGAGAAGAAGCCGAAGGCCGAGAAGAAGGCCGCCGCCGAAGCGGAGAAGAAGGCAACCGCCGCGGATGCCGGCGCCAAGGGCGCCGAAGTGGTCTCGCTCGACGCCTTCCGCAAGAAGTAG
- a CDS encoding DUF4169 family protein: MADIVNLRQARKRKARDDKAQTASQNRALHGRTKAEKERDRLIADKSERFVAGHHREKPTLPDDQ, translated from the coding sequence GTGGCCGACATCGTCAATCTCCGCCAGGCTCGCAAGCGGAAGGCGCGGGACGACAAGGCACAAACGGCCAGCCAGAATCGCGCCTTGCACGGTCGCACCAAGGCCGAAAAGGAACGCGACCGCCTGATCGCCGACAAGAGCGAAAGGTTTGTCGCGGGCCATCATCGCGAAAAGCCCACCCTGCCTGACGATCAATGA
- a CDS encoding chloride channel protein, which translates to MKTHNSNPDHLRDFTTDARVLLVAAIAVVVATAGLFAGIALLKLIRLATNIAYFGQFSLAELKLQDTPLGLAAVIVPVIGALIIGLMARYGSEKIRGHGIPEAIEAILLGRSKLDAKVAILKPLSSAISIGSGGPFGAEGPIIMTGGAIGSLIAQMLPVSDNERKTLLVAGAAAGMTTVFGTPIAAIMLAVELLLFEWTPRSFIPVAVAAIVAEVERTMLHMPGPIFPFAGNMAVSFVGLGGWVLVGICAGLLSGLLTQMVYACEDGFQKLPIHWMWWPMLGGLVVGIGGLIDPRALGVGYDNIADMLDGRTIATAALLLLVVKAIIWSVALGSGTSGGVLAPLLIMGGAMGAVLAGILPAADPGFWALLAMAATMGGTMRAPLTATFFAVELTGNTHVLVPLIAACAAAHAVTVLLMKRSILTEKIARRGHHLVREYRVDPFALTRVREVMTAQVESVPATMTLHGAAAFLTAPETRHPSFPVVDENRQVLGLIDPPAILRWRRAGKHRTTTLGELLAGSKVTLAHPDEYLEGLSDKLLTANVSHLPVVAREDGRLVGYVGWKDLMRVRSRKQAEERERSTLLGFGRGKKADPVERA; encoded by the coding sequence ATGAAGACCCATAACTCCAATCCCGATCATCTCCGGGACTTCACCACGGATGCCCGAGTGCTGCTCGTCGCCGCGATAGCGGTGGTGGTGGCGACCGCCGGGCTGTTTGCCGGCATCGCGCTTCTGAAGCTGATCCGGCTCGCCACCAACATCGCCTATTTCGGCCAGTTCTCGCTTGCCGAGCTGAAGCTGCAGGATACGCCGCTCGGGCTTGCCGCCGTCATCGTTCCGGTCATCGGCGCGCTGATCATCGGCCTGATGGCGCGCTACGGCAGCGAGAAGATCCGCGGCCACGGCATTCCCGAGGCCATCGAGGCGATCCTGCTTGGGCGCTCCAAGCTCGACGCCAAGGTGGCGATCCTGAAGCCGCTGTCGTCGGCGATCTCGATCGGCTCGGGCGGGCCGTTCGGCGCCGAGGGTCCGATCATCATGACCGGCGGCGCCATCGGCTCGTTGATCGCGCAGATGCTGCCGGTCTCGGACAACGAGCGCAAGACATTGCTGGTGGCGGGAGCGGCGGCCGGCATGACCACCGTGTTCGGCACGCCGATCGCTGCCATCATGCTGGCGGTCGAATTGCTGCTGTTCGAATGGACGCCACGCAGCTTCATCCCCGTCGCGGTTGCGGCCATCGTGGCCGAGGTGGAGCGCACCATGCTGCACATGCCAGGGCCGATCTTTCCGTTCGCGGGCAACATGGCGGTTTCCTTCGTCGGCCTTGGCGGCTGGGTGCTGGTCGGCATCTGCGCCGGCCTGTTGTCCGGACTGCTGACGCAGATGGTCTATGCCTGCGAGGACGGCTTCCAGAAGCTGCCGATCCACTGGATGTGGTGGCCGATGCTCGGCGGCCTGGTGGTCGGCATAGGCGGCTTGATCGACCCACGAGCGCTCGGCGTCGGCTATGACAACATCGCCGACATGCTGGACGGCCGCACGATCGCCACCGCGGCGCTGCTGCTGCTGGTGGTCAAGGCCATCATCTGGTCGGTTGCGCTCGGCTCGGGAACTTCGGGCGGCGTGCTGGCGCCGCTGTTGATCATGGGTGGCGCGATGGGGGCGGTGCTTGCCGGCATCCTGCCGGCGGCGGACCCGGGCTTCTGGGCACTGCTGGCCATGGCCGCCACCATGGGCGGCACGATGCGCGCGCCGCTGACAGCCACGTTCTTCGCGGTCGAGCTTACCGGCAACACGCATGTGCTGGTGCCGCTGATCGCGGCTTGTGCCGCGGCGCACGCGGTCACCGTGCTGCTGATGAAGCGTTCGATCCTGACCGAGAAGATCGCCAGGCGGGGGCACCATCTGGTTCGCGAATATCGCGTCGACCCCTTCGCGCTGACCAGGGTGCGCGAGGTGATGACGGCGCAGGTCGAGAGCGTGCCGGCAACGATGACGCTGCATGGTGCGGCCGCCTTCCTGACCGCGCCGGAAACCCGGCATCCGAGTTTTCCCGTGGTCGATGAAAACAGGCAGGTGCTTGGCCTCATCGATCCGCCGGCGATCCTGCGCTGGCGCCGTGCCGGCAAGCACCGGACGACGACACTCGGCGAGCTGCTGGCTGGAAGCAAGGTGACGCTGGCCCATCCCGACGAATATCTGGAAGGCTTGTCGGACAAATTGCTGACCGCCAATGTCTCGCATCTGCCGGTCGTGGCGCGTGAGGATGGAAGGTTGGTCGGCTATGTCGGCTGGAAGGATCTGATGCGCGTGCGCTCGCGCAAGCAGGCCGAGGAACGTGAGCGCTCCACCTTGCTCGGCTTCGGACGCGGGAAAAAGGCGGACCCGGTCGAGCGTGCGTAA
- a CDS encoding MarR family winged helix-turn-helix transcriptional regulator codes for MTQPKTPRPAIRQSDYQRLSEFRYLIRRFLEFSQVQAEDAGLTPRQHQALLAIKGYPGGGPVTVGDLAERLRIRHHSAVELVNRLGEAGLVARDQDKDDHRRVLLRLTERADDCLADLSAAHLDELSRIEPMLRRLLDRSQD; via the coding sequence ATGACGCAGCCCAAGACACCACGCCCCGCCATCAGGCAATCCGACTACCAGCGGCTGTCCGAGTTCCGCTACCTCATCCGCCGCTTCCTCGAATTCAGCCAGGTGCAGGCCGAGGACGCCGGCCTGACCCCGCGCCAGCACCAGGCGCTGCTGGCGATCAAGGGATATCCCGGCGGCGGGCCGGTGACGGTCGGCGACCTGGCGGAACGCTTGCGCATCCGCCACCACAGCGCCGTCGAACTGGTCAACCGCCTCGGCGAGGCAGGACTGGTCGCACGCGACCAGGACAAGGACGACCACCGCCGCGTGCTGCTGCGGCTGACCGAACGCGCCGACGATTGCCTGGCCGACCTGTCGGCCGCGCATCTCGACGAGCTCTCGCGCATCGAACCCATGCTGCGGCGCCTGCTCGACCGGAGCCAGGACTGA